A section of the Paenibacillus odorifer genome encodes:
- a CDS encoding glycoside hydrolase family 1 protein, which yields MNLQFPEGFLWGGAVAANQLEGAYQDDGKGWSTQDVMPHGIKSAPTEVPTDDNMKLIGIDFYHRYKEDIKLFAEMGFKVFRTSIAWSRIFPKGDEPEPNEQGLQFYDDLFDECHKYGIEPLVTISHYETPLHLAREYDGWVNRKMVDFYERYVRTIFNRYKNKVKYWLTFNEINSILEFPFMSGGINTPLEKLSKQDLYQAIHHEFIASALAVKIGHEINPDFKIGCMVLSMPIYPLTPHPDDLIKAMQSDHKNMFFADVHSRGYYPGYMKRFFKENGIHIHFEPGDEEILKHTVDFISFSYYMSTCETADPEKQIRGEGNLLGGVANPYLEASEWGWQIDPQGLRYVMNMFYDRYQKPLFIVENGLGAVDQLVVDGNGEKIVNDDYRINYLRDHLVQVAEAIADGVEVMGYTSWGCIDLVSATSAELKKRYGFIYVDRHDDGSGTLERYRKKSFHWYKEVIESNGQSLF from the coding sequence ATGAACTTACAATTTCCAGAAGGATTCCTATGGGGTGGGGCTGTAGCCGCTAACCAGCTTGAAGGGGCATATCAGGATGATGGCAAAGGCTGGTCTACCCAAGATGTCATGCCACATGGCATTAAGTCTGCGCCTACAGAAGTTCCTACCGACGATAACATGAAGTTGATTGGCATCGACTTCTATCACCGATATAAAGAAGATATTAAGCTGTTTGCGGAAATGGGCTTTAAAGTATTCCGGACGTCTATTGCCTGGTCACGGATTTTTCCGAAAGGGGACGAGCCGGAGCCGAATGAACAAGGCTTGCAGTTCTACGATGATCTATTTGATGAGTGTCATAAATACGGCATTGAGCCGCTAGTTACTATCTCCCATTATGAGACCCCGCTGCATTTGGCACGAGAGTATGATGGATGGGTTAACCGTAAGATGGTGGATTTTTACGAGCGATATGTGAGAACGATCTTTAATCGTTACAAGAATAAGGTTAAATACTGGCTGACCTTCAACGAGATCAATTCTATCCTAGAGTTCCCATTTATGAGTGGCGGAATCAATACTCCATTGGAGAAATTGAGTAAGCAGGATCTGTATCAGGCCATTCACCATGAGTTCATTGCAAGTGCTTTGGCGGTGAAGATCGGTCATGAGATCAATCCTGATTTCAAAATAGGCTGTATGGTGCTGAGCATGCCAATTTATCCGCTCACTCCGCATCCGGACGATTTGATCAAGGCGATGCAAAGCGATCACAAAAATATGTTTTTCGCGGATGTTCATAGCAGAGGTTACTATCCAGGATATATGAAACGGTTCTTTAAGGAAAATGGAATCCACATTCATTTTGAGCCAGGGGACGAAGAAATTCTGAAGCATACCGTGGATTTCATATCTTTCAGTTACTATATGAGCACATGTGAAACGGCCGATCCGGAGAAACAGATCAGAGGAGAAGGAAATCTGCTGGGCGGGGTAGCGAATCCATATCTGGAAGCGAGCGAATGGGGTTGGCAGATCGATCCGCAGGGCTTGCGTTATGTGATGAATATGTTCTATGACCGATACCAAAAACCGCTATTTATCGTGGAAAATGGCCTTGGCGCCGTCGATCAGCTGGTTGTAGACGGGAACGGTGAGAAGATAGTAAACGACGATTACCGGATCAATTATTTGCGAGATCATTTGGTTCAAGTAGCAGAAGCTATTGCCGATGGCGTGGAAGTTATGGGGTATACGAGCTGGGGCTGCATCGACTTGGTTAGCGCAACAAGCGCCGAGCTGAAGAAACGTTATGGCTTCATTTATGTAGATCGTCATGATGATGGTTCAGGTACACTGGAGAGATACCGTAAGAAGTCCTTCCACTGGTACAAAGAAGTAATCGAATCGAATGGACAAAGCCTGTTCTAA
- a CDS encoding LacI family DNA-binding transcriptional regulator, with protein sequence MSTLDEIAKLSGFSKATVSRVLNDSPHVSKETREKILAIMKETDYVPNRNAISLSKGQTQQIGMITLDLNELILCFMNSFVEISGRYGYQTIIYTTGGDKQKELQAFEDLKQKRVDALLILTAVNDKNVITSYCKYGPIVSWQRMDHPEIPSVAMNQYDGYALALEHLIERGYTRIANAFGRPSSINTQSRRLAYEQIMAKYNLPIVEKWYYSTIYGIPDGEQLVRTLIGQPDQPDAILCSNDLVAVGVLSEARRQQLDVPRDLAIIGFDNSELSQTLGITTVRNPIAGQAENAFLLLAPTLLGLDMELQPLSFQLIERETT encoded by the coding sequence ATGTCCACACTTGACGAAATTGCTAAGCTGTCAGGCTTTTCCAAAGCTACGGTATCCCGAGTCCTGAACGATTCTCCCCATGTCAGCAAGGAAACTAGGGAGAAAATTCTCGCCATTATGAAAGAGACGGACTATGTTCCCAATCGGAATGCCATATCTTTATCCAAAGGCCAAACCCAGCAAATCGGCATGATTACCTTAGACCTAAACGAGCTTATTTTGTGCTTCATGAACAGCTTCGTCGAAATCTCCGGCCGTTACGGGTATCAGACGATTATTTATACCACCGGCGGAGATAAGCAAAAGGAACTTCAGGCTTTCGAGGATCTCAAACAGAAAAGAGTCGACGCCCTGCTTATTCTGACCGCTGTTAACGATAAAAATGTCATAACTTCCTACTGCAAATACGGCCCGATTGTGTCCTGGCAACGCATGGACCATCCTGAAATACCGTCAGTTGCCATGAACCAATATGACGGATATGCACTCGCTCTAGAACATTTGATAGAGCGGGGTTATACGCGTATCGCTAATGCTTTTGGCCGCCCAAGCAGCATAAATACCCAGAGTAGACGACTAGCTTATGAGCAAATCATGGCCAAATATAATCTTCCCATCGTTGAGAAATGGTATTACTCCACGATTTATGGAATCCCTGACGGAGAGCAATTGGTGCGAACCCTAATAGGACAACCAGATCAGCCGGATGCCATTCTGTGCTCCAATGATTTGGTGGCGGTGGGCGTTCTGAGCGAAGCACGTAGACAGCAGCTGGATGTGCCCCGTGATCTAGCCATCATTGGTTTTGATAATTCGGAGCTGTCGCAGACGCTCGGAATTACCACTGTTCGGAATCCGATTGCGGGACAGGCGGAGAACGCCTTTCTTCTGCTGGCTCCAACCCTGCTTGGACTGGATATGGAGCTGCAGCCCCTATCGTTCCAACTGATCGAACGGGAGACAACATAG
- a CDS encoding YdeI/OmpD-associated family protein: MTNNKLNPRVDKFLSKAKQWREEYEQLRTIVLDCGLTEDYKWMHPCYTFDDKNIVLIHGFKEYCALLFHKGALLQDTNGILIQQTENVQAARQIRFTNVQQIVEMEAVLKAYIQNAIEVEKAGLEVEFKKKEDYLIPEELQTKFAELPGLKTAFEALTPGRQNAYIYHFSQAKQSKTRVSRIEKFIPQILEGKGLND; this comes from the coding sequence ATGACAAATAATAAATTGAATCCTAGGGTTGATAAATTCTTAAGTAAAGCGAAACAATGGAGGGAAGAATATGAGCAGTTGAGAACGATCGTGCTTGATTGCGGGCTGACCGAAGATTATAAGTGGATGCATCCATGTTACACATTTGATGATAAAAACATAGTGTTAATTCATGGATTTAAAGAATATTGCGCACTTCTCTTTCATAAAGGTGCCTTGTTACAGGATACCAATGGGATTCTAATTCAACAAACAGAAAATGTGCAGGCAGCGCGCCAAATTCGGTTTACGAATGTGCAACAAATCGTTGAAATGGAAGCTGTTCTGAAAGCCTACATTCAAAATGCCATAGAAGTTGAAAAAGCGGGTTTGGAAGTCGAATTTAAAAAGAAAGAGGATTACCTCATTCCTGAAGAGCTTCAGACTAAATTCGCTGAACTTCCTGGCTTGAAAACTGCTTTTGAAGCCCTAACGCCTGGACGGCAAAACGCATATATTTATCATTTTTCTCAAGCCAAACAATCCAAAACCCGCGTATCACGAATTGAAAAATTCATCCCGCAAATCCTTGAGGGTAAGGGATTAAATGATTAG
- a CDS encoding LysR family transcriptional regulator, with the protein MLDLLSLRYFQTVAKLENMTRAAEILQISQPAISKMIKNLEGELNVKLFDRTGKYIRLNEYGKRFLVKVDSALQTLEEGKTELLDLSERPTGTVVIFIQAGSYLLPDMITLFRQKYPEAQFKLLQQDQEISRYPAFDLCISSTPLKIPGTASTPVLTEEIMLAVPNEHRLATRKSVHLNELAEDGFISLKIGKQLRETTDSLCYAAGFAPRIIYECDEPSMVRSLVRSGLGVSFIPAVTWGGSQGSSVVLLPIEEPISTRTIEISWYTNRYMTNVAKKFKAFVEDYYKQLKEDKIKKEPINPKA; encoded by the coding sequence TTGTTGGATTTACTTTCGCTTCGATACTTTCAAACGGTTGCAAAGCTTGAGAATATGACCCGGGCAGCCGAAATACTCCAAATCTCACAGCCGGCTATAAGTAAAATGATCAAAAATCTTGAGGGCGAATTAAATGTCAAATTGTTTGATCGCACAGGAAAATACATTCGATTAAATGAATATGGGAAGCGGTTTCTTGTGAAAGTTGATTCAGCCCTACAAACGTTAGAGGAGGGGAAAACAGAGCTATTGGACTTGTCTGAGAGACCGACAGGAACTGTGGTGATTTTTATCCAGGCGGGTTCCTATTTGCTTCCGGATATGATCACATTATTTCGCCAGAAGTACCCGGAAGCTCAATTTAAGCTATTGCAGCAGGATCAGGAGATCTCACGGTATCCGGCTTTTGATTTGTGTATTTCTTCTACTCCGCTCAAGATTCCAGGAACAGCGTCCACACCGGTATTAACGGAAGAAATCATGCTGGCGGTTCCTAATGAGCACAGGCTCGCAACCCGAAAAAGTGTACATCTGAATGAACTCGCGGAAGACGGCTTTATTAGTTTGAAAATAGGCAAGCAGCTGCGCGAAACGACGGATTCTCTATGTTACGCCGCCGGATTTGCTCCGCGTATCATTTATGAATGCGATGAGCCTTCGATGGTACGCAGTCTAGTCCGTTCGGGACTAGGGGTTTCTTTTATCCCCGCTGTAACTTGGGGTGGTTCTCAAGGATCCTCAGTGGTACTTCTTCCCATTGAAGAACCCATAAGTACCCGCACCATTGAAATCTCATGGTATACCAACCGATACATGACTAATGTCGCTAAAAAGTTCAAGGCCTTTGTTGAGGATTATTACAAGCAGTTAAAAGAAGACAAAATAAAAAAAGAGCCAATAAACCCTAAGGCTTAA
- a CDS encoding carboxylesterase family protein: MSTREPMKETITISSGQLKGIRLPELGAIAWLGIPYAEPPIDKLRWKAPREIEPWTGVLPASHFNNSSVQFIQGDPGGSEDCLFLNIWRPDHAEAGLPVFVFLHGGGNIGGSGRDFQGGELACKTNSIVVTVNYRLGAMGFFRHPSLRTGDPLDDSGNYGLLDILHALKWLHKNIVCFGGNPGNITLGGQSAGARNALAAYLSPLGRGLFHKLFIMSGGLTTAATKQSEEKADDILTELLIKTGIASTQDEARVWISTQSADKISDFLYRQNAFHFVEIIRETGLQMAAFPHLIEDGTVIPIGGFDNLNNREHPCLPIILGSTASEFSEFTLWDTHFFSLVQNEELAGNVEEKKLYEASVQYGSDLYAEFNVEQTTEIFLTTIPEMPIYAYQFAWGLRDGVIDPYIRFLIGAPHGADIPFYTGDFSGVQERFPAGVISEHNEPGRNMLSSLMRDYLRHFLYTGNPNAEGQPAWQRCTTHPRSAEILRLDANQHQAIVQSVCKLVKNDILSQMDNDPRLAAEQRNWLKNNLFAGRFFW; encoded by the coding sequence ATGAGCACACGAGAACCAATGAAAGAAACCATTACAATCTCCAGCGGTCAGCTTAAGGGCATACGTCTGCCAGAACTTGGGGCGATCGCATGGTTAGGAATTCCTTATGCGGAACCCCCTATAGATAAGCTCAGATGGAAGGCACCACGTGAGATAGAACCTTGGACAGGTGTATTGCCTGCAAGCCATTTTAATAATAGCAGTGTCCAATTCATTCAAGGGGACCCTGGCGGCAGTGAAGATTGCCTCTTTTTGAATATTTGGCGACCGGATCATGCCGAGGCAGGCTTACCCGTATTCGTCTTCCTCCACGGCGGCGGAAATATTGGGGGTTCGGGACGGGATTTTCAAGGTGGAGAATTGGCGTGTAAGACAAATAGTATAGTGGTTACAGTGAACTACCGTTTAGGAGCAATGGGATTTTTCCGGCATCCCTCACTCCGAACGGGGGACCCCTTGGATGACTCGGGAAATTACGGTCTCCTCGATATTCTTCATGCGCTAAAATGGCTGCACAAAAACATTGTTTGCTTTGGGGGGAATCCAGGAAATATAACATTAGGGGGCCAGTCTGCAGGTGCAAGAAATGCATTAGCTGCTTACCTTTCCCCGCTAGGCAGAGGGCTCTTCCATAAGCTTTTTATTATGAGTGGAGGTTTAACGACGGCTGCTACGAAGCAAAGCGAAGAAAAAGCAGACGACATTTTAACGGAGTTATTAATAAAAACAGGAATAGCCAGCACTCAAGATGAGGCGCGAGTATGGATTTCCACACAATCTGCGGATAAGATTTCCGACTTCCTATATCGTCAGAATGCCTTTCACTTTGTCGAAATCATTCGGGAGACTGGGCTTCAGATGGCTGCTTTTCCTCATTTGATCGAAGACGGCACGGTCATTCCTATTGGTGGCTTCGACAATCTAAATAACCGCGAGCACCCTTGCCTGCCGATCATCCTAGGCAGCACTGCCAGCGAATTCTCCGAGTTCACTTTATGGGATACTCATTTCTTCTCCCTAGTGCAAAATGAAGAGTTAGCCGGAAATGTGGAAGAAAAGAAGCTATATGAAGCATCAGTCCAATATGGGAGCGATCTGTATGCAGAATTTAATGTAGAGCAGACTACAGAGATATTTTTAACCACAATTCCAGAGATGCCGATTTATGCTTACCAGTTCGCCTGGGGGTTAAGAGACGGAGTGATCGATCCTTACATCCGTTTTCTTATTGGTGCCCCGCATGGTGCAGACATCCCCTTCTATACAGGTGACTTTTCCGGTGTCCAGGAAAGATTCCCTGCGGGAGTAATTTCCGAGCATAACGAGCCTGGGCGTAACATGCTCTCTTCCCTGATGAGGGACTATTTACGGCATTTCTTATATACCGGTAATCCTAATGCTGAGGGACAACCTGCTTGGCAACGATGCACCACCCATCCCCGGTCTGCCGAAATTCTCAGGTTAGATGCTAACCAACATCAGGCTATTGTTCAATCCGTCTGCAAACTTGTAAAAAATGATATCCTGTCCCAAATGGACAATGATCCCCGTTTAGCAGCAGAACAGCGCAATTGGCTAAAAAACAATTTATTTGCGGGACGTTTTTTCTGGTAA
- a CDS encoding sulfite exporter TauE/SafE family protein, whose protein sequence is MLTYLLLLVIGLAAGISGSLVGLGGGFIVVPALAFLFPDMEPSHLAGTSMAMLLFNSISSTYVYAKQKRIDYQAALTFAAVSIPGSVIGALFTKQMGGRMFFVSFGIFLILVALLLLFKPNKPIHWPFKPTVKRSFSDNSGAHFEYAYHMPTGIIISFLVGFVASLFGIGGGSLMVPTMTLLLGFAPHIAVATSMLQIFLSAIVSTTTHAFLLNVEWFMVLALAPGAIIGGQIGARLAKRLPAQLLLKLLAVFLIIVSLRLMMKG, encoded by the coding sequence GTGCTAACTTACTTACTGCTCTTAGTCATCGGGCTAGCAGCTGGCATTTCCGGTTCATTGGTCGGACTTGGCGGCGGGTTCATCGTTGTGCCTGCGTTGGCTTTCCTTTTTCCTGATATGGAGCCTTCACATCTGGCTGGCACATCAATGGCGATGCTGCTTTTCAACTCCATCTCAAGCACTTATGTGTACGCAAAGCAGAAGAGAATCGATTATCAAGCAGCGCTCACCTTTGCCGCCGTCTCGATTCCGGGTTCAGTAATAGGTGCACTCTTTACCAAGCAAATGGGCGGGAGAATGTTTTTCGTAAGCTTCGGGATTTTCTTAATCCTTGTCGCTTTATTGCTCTTGTTCAAGCCGAACAAACCCATCCATTGGCCTTTCAAACCAACCGTGAAGCGAAGCTTTTCCGATAATAGCGGTGCTCATTTCGAATATGCTTATCATATGCCTACCGGCATAATCATCAGTTTTCTTGTTGGCTTTGTAGCAAGCCTATTTGGGATTGGCGGCGGGAGTCTTATGGTTCCGACAATGACCTTACTTCTCGGCTTTGCGCCACATATCGCTGTTGCAACTTCGATGCTTCAAATTTTCCTGTCAGCTATCGTAAGCACCACAACACATGCCTTTTTATTGAATGTTGAGTGGTTTATGGTGTTAGCCCTAGCACCTGGCGCAATTATCGGCGGTCAAATTGGCGCACGCCTGGCAAAACGCCTTCCTGCCCAGCTGCTTCTAAAGCTATTAGCCGTTTTTCTCATCATCGTTTCGCTTCGTTTGATGATGAAAGGGTAG
- a CDS encoding DedA family protein, which yields MASNTILELINQYGYLIFYLAFTLGPFGIPIPNEITILTGATLSHMGIINFWMTYFCILSGLLTAFTVAYFAGKFFGQKLKCKFEANRHFKKAEQILKKRGRTAMYIGMFIPVVRYIIPMLIGLSGTSYKRFALISYPSALSWTLLFFFVGTYFGDHILSKIINI from the coding sequence TTGGCCAGTAATACCATTTTAGAGCTAATCAATCAGTATGGTTATCTGATTTTTTATCTTGCTTTCACGCTAGGCCCTTTTGGAATTCCAATTCCTAATGAAATTACGATCCTCACCGGAGCTACCCTAAGCCACATGGGGATTATCAATTTCTGGATGACTTATTTCTGCATTTTGTCAGGGTTATTAACGGCCTTTACGGTTGCCTACTTTGCAGGTAAATTCTTTGGGCAAAAGCTGAAGTGCAAATTTGAAGCTAATAGACATTTTAAAAAAGCAGAGCAGATTCTAAAAAAACGAGGGCGTACAGCTATGTACATCGGCATGTTTATTCCAGTTGTACGTTACATCATTCCCATGTTGATCGGGCTCAGCGGTACAAGCTATAAACGATTCGCCCTTATTTCATATCCCAGTGCTTTAAGTTGGACCTTACTCTTCTTCTTTGTAGGAACGTACTTTGGAGATCACATCCTATCAAAAATAATAAACATCTAA
- a CDS encoding class I SAM-dependent methyltransferase has product MSFNEKLLFLRSFIHDPKQVGSVTPSSRFLAHSMVNQAPWHEVKAVAELGSGTGAITRVINTKVTSTTKVLLFEMDKTMRHNLKTNYPDFSCYHNAASLVETIKSSHIHQLDCIFSGLPFFNFEPELRNTLVEQIYQSLKPEGLFIAFQYSLQMKKQLSEYFNIDTIKYVPFNFPPAFVYVCRKRET; this is encoded by the coding sequence ATGAGCTTCAATGAAAAACTCTTATTTTTAAGAAGTTTTATTCATGATCCAAAACAGGTAGGCAGCGTTACCCCGAGTTCCCGGTTTCTGGCACACAGCATGGTTAACCAAGCCCCTTGGCATGAAGTTAAAGCAGTCGCTGAACTTGGATCAGGTACAGGTGCAATCACCCGTGTAATCAATACTAAGGTAACTAGTACAACGAAAGTGTTACTATTTGAGATGGATAAAACCATGAGGCATAACCTGAAGACAAACTATCCGGATTTCTCCTGTTATCATAATGCTGCTAGTTTAGTAGAAACAATTAAAAGTTCACATATTCATCAGTTAGATTGTATTTTTAGTGGGCTGCCCTTTTTCAATTTTGAGCCCGAATTAAGAAATACATTAGTTGAACAGATCTACCAATCCCTTAAACCTGAGGGATTATTTATTGCCTTTCAGTATTCACTTCAAATGAAGAAGCAACTCTCCGAATATTTTAATATTGATACAATAAAATATGTGCCATTTAATTTCCCTCCCGCTTTCGTCTACGTCTGTCGTAAAAGGGAAACATAA
- a CDS encoding response regulator transcription factor — protein sequence MNTILVADDDSEIRDVIHVYLRNEGYQVLEAADGQEALNTIQTTSIQLVILDVMMPQMDGITACLKIREISNIPIIMLSAKQEDIDKITGLTTGADDYMIKPFNPLELLARVKAQLRRQSLIGKEEFNSLLIIKNLIIDKNKHSVKLNGIEVSLTPLEFAILTLLASRPGQVYSSEQIYESVWKEPYGYSDNTVMVHIRNLREKLEENPREPLYIKTVWGVGYKVD from the coding sequence TTGAATACAATTCTTGTTGCAGATGATGATTCTGAAATTCGAGATGTGATTCATGTTTACTTAAGGAATGAAGGTTACCAAGTGCTTGAAGCTGCAGATGGTCAAGAGGCGTTGAATACAATACAAACAACATCCATTCAATTAGTTATCCTTGATGTGATGATGCCTCAAATGGACGGTATCACAGCCTGTCTCAAAATTAGGGAAATATCAAATATCCCAATTATTATGCTCTCAGCCAAGCAAGAGGACATTGATAAAATCACAGGTCTAACTACCGGGGCAGATGATTACATGATCAAACCGTTTAATCCACTGGAACTACTGGCCCGTGTAAAAGCTCAGTTACGGCGTCAGTCCTTAATTGGAAAGGAAGAATTCAACTCTCTGCTTATAATTAAAAACCTGATCATAGATAAAAATAAACATTCCGTAAAGTTAAACGGAATTGAAGTTTCATTAACTCCACTAGAGTTTGCGATTTTAACCCTGCTTGCAAGCCGGCCTGGGCAAGTTTATAGTTCGGAGCAAATTTACGAGAGTGTATGGAAAGAGCCTTACGGATATTCTGACAATACCGTAATGGTTCATATTCGTAACTTAAGAGAAAAATTAGAGGAAAACCCAAGAGAACCTCTGTATATTAAGACAGTCTGGGGAGTTGGTTACAAAGTTGATTAG
- a CDS encoding sensor histidine kinase produces MVLSFIITIAINTSLSILFFHFGNATKLDWVFNFLAYLLTPMFFIIFVITFFTLTRRIVKDLIALEQGLQIISEGNLSYRVNVVRQDELGLVALNINRMAERLEQQIIKEREIEKSKMEMITGISHDLRTPLTSIIGYIELLRTESYQDKKEYTRFIQNTYNKALHLKKLLDDLFEYTRLNSVDSRLNLERIDLSQLLNQLLFEFEPIAQENNVHLIKDIDKSPIITLIDSEKIARAIDNLLMNALKYSISPGSISIRITTDSEHCTIEIENKGTPLSQDQENRLFERFYKVDHSRKSQGIQTGAGLGLSIARNIAELHKGTLTLKHTHGVFTFQLRLPFGEDC; encoded by the coding sequence ATGGTGTTGAGTTTCATAATTACCATTGCGATAAATACCTCACTTAGCATCTTGTTCTTTCATTTTGGAAATGCAACAAAATTGGATTGGGTGTTCAATTTTCTTGCCTACCTTCTTACTCCGATGTTTTTCATTATTTTCGTTATAACATTTTTTACATTGACCCGGCGAATCGTCAAAGATTTAATTGCGCTGGAACAAGGACTTCAGATTATATCCGAAGGTAATTTGAGTTATCGGGTAAATGTTGTTCGCCAAGATGAACTAGGACTGGTGGCTTTGAACATCAACCGGATGGCAGAGCGCTTAGAGCAACAGATCATCAAGGAACGCGAAATAGAAAAATCCAAGATGGAGATGATCACGGGGATCTCACACGACTTACGCACCCCTCTTACAAGTATTATCGGGTATATTGAGCTTTTACGTACAGAATCGTACCAAGATAAAAAAGAATATACACGTTTTATTCAAAACACCTATAACAAGGCGCTTCATTTGAAGAAACTCCTCGATGATTTGTTTGAATATACCCGACTTAATTCGGTGGACTCCCGTTTAAATCTGGAGAGAATCGATTTGTCGCAGCTTTTGAATCAATTGTTATTCGAATTCGAACCGATCGCTCAAGAAAACAATGTCCACCTTATAAAAGATATAGATAAGAGTCCTATTATCACCTTAATCGACAGTGAGAAAATAGCCAGAGCCATAGATAATCTACTTATGAACGCCTTAAAATATTCCATCAGCCCGGGAAGCATTAGCATACGAATTACAACCGATTCTGAACACTGTACCATTGAGATTGAAAATAAAGGAACTCCCCTCTCACAGGATCAAGAAAACCGTCTATTTGAACGATTTTATAAGGTTGACCACTCAAGAAAAAGTCAGGGAATTCAAACCGGGGCAGGACTTGGTCTTTCGATAGCTAGGAATATTGCTGAGTTGCATAAGGGTACTTTAACGCTTAAACACACTCATGGCGTCTTCACATTCCAACTGAGATTGCCTTTCGGAGAGGATTGCTAA
- a CDS encoding TrmH family RNA methyltransferase, producing MEIMSPQNTRVKEWAGLQEKKHRDKARKYIVEGVHLVQEALLAEADVECLAYDLDKGMPAELKGLLQAVQGMEVIGVSAAIISKCSSTNTPQPVFAIVRKEQQAVEAILAKKDSLVVVLDGVQDPGNVGTIIRSADAAGADGVILGQGCADLYNPKTIRSTMGSMFHLPVVEGELSEILPQARENGALLVSTSLQGEESCYEHDFHGTQWLLIGSEGKGISPETARLVDKSIIIPMAGRAESLNAAMAATILLFEGMRQRG from the coding sequence ATGGAAATCATGTCTCCGCAAAATACGCGGGTTAAAGAGTGGGCCGGGTTACAGGAGAAAAAGCACCGTGACAAGGCTCGTAAATATATCGTAGAGGGCGTTCATCTGGTTCAGGAAGCACTGCTGGCTGAAGCAGATGTGGAATGCCTTGCTTATGACCTCGACAAGGGAATGCCAGCTGAACTTAAGGGGCTGCTTCAGGCCGTTCAGGGAATGGAAGTGATTGGTGTCTCGGCGGCGATCATCTCAAAATGCAGCAGCACCAATACGCCGCAGCCTGTATTTGCCATCGTGCGGAAGGAACAGCAGGCTGTAGAAGCTATCCTAGCGAAGAAGGATAGCCTTGTGGTTGTGCTGGACGGCGTGCAGGATCCCGGCAATGTCGGCACCATTATCCGCAGCGCGGATGCAGCGGGAGCAGACGGCGTGATCCTCGGACAAGGCTGTGCCGACCTCTATAATCCAAAGACCATCCGGTCCACGATGGGCTCGATGTTCCATCTTCCGGTGGTGGAGGGGGAGTTAAGTGAGATTTTGCCACAGGCCCGGGAAAATGGGGCGCTGCTGGTGAGCACTTCGCTGCAGGGCGAAGAATCGTGCTATGAGCACGATTTCCACGGCACCCAGTGGCTGCTGATTGGCAGCGAGGGTAAAGGCATCTCACCGGAAACGGCGCGTCTCGTGGACAAGAGTATCATCATCCCGATGGCGGGCCGCGCGGAATCGCTGAACGCCGCAATGGCGGCGACGATATTGCTGTTTGAGGGAATGAGACAGCGGGGATAA
- a CDS encoding potassium channel family protein yields the protein MAKKQYAVIGMGRFGSSVAKALSGMGFDVLAIDADEQRTQEISSIVTHAVSADSTDEEALRALGIRNFDVVVVAIGEDIQASILTTLILKDLGVPAILAKAKGELHGKVLSKIGADKVIYPERDMGMRVAHHLASPNILDYIELSPDYSILDMKVSGPMLGKNLQELDIRARFGCNVMAIRQGEEMNISPRAEDRLIDGDILVIVGHKDNLTKLEMAYQ from the coding sequence ATGGCCAAAAAACAATATGCCGTCATCGGTATGGGGCGTTTCGGATCTAGTGTTGCTAAGGCGCTCAGCGGCATGGGGTTTGATGTACTTGCGATTGATGCTGACGAGCAGCGAACACAGGAGATTTCAAGTATTGTAACTCATGCCGTATCTGCAGATTCCACGGATGAGGAGGCGCTGCGTGCCCTTGGTATTCGCAATTTTGATGTGGTGGTTGTAGCCATTGGCGAGGACATTCAAGCTAGCATCCTGACAACACTTATTCTAAAAGACCTGGGTGTGCCTGCAATTCTGGCAAAAGCCAAAGGTGAACTGCACGGCAAAGTATTAAGCAAAATTGGTGCGGACAAGGTGATTTATCCTGAACGGGATATGGGAATGCGGGTTGCGCATCATCTTGCTTCGCCTAATATATTGGATTATATTGAGCTGTCGCCGGACTACAGTATTCTGGATATGAAGGTATCCGGACCGATGCTCGGAAAAAATCTACAGGAGCTCGACATCCGCGCAAGATTTGGCTGCAACGTAATGGCCATCCGCCAAGGTGAAGAAATGAACATCTCTCCCCGTGCAGAGGATCGCCTGATCGATGGCGATATCCTTGTTATTGTTGGGCATAAGGATAATTTGACGAAGCTGGAGATGGCGTATCAGTAG